Proteins encoded by one window of Synechococcus sp. WH 7805:
- the truA gene encoding tRNA pseudouridine(38-40) synthase TruA: protein MHDPRPGPETNPPQRIAISLQYAGSFFCGWQRQRQGTSVQGVLEQAIADLDPHRPVHAVAAGRTDAGVHAAGQVVHFDSSGPIPANRWAPALNGRLPASIRVREAVERPLSWHACYSATYRRYRYTLYNGRRPNLFLAPWSWHRYQARLDEHAMADALGGMLGSHDFAAFQRAGSRRAHSRTTIQDVSVQRRGDLIDLEIQATGFLYGMVRLLMGQLVAVGEHRLTPEQFERRWRERRREEVKDGAPPQGLCLLRAGYEDTIFSKGGWYDCQPTFCLATEDPPPDPPGW from the coding sequence ATTCACGACCCCCGACCCGGACCTGAAACCAATCCCCCCCAGCGGATTGCTATCAGCCTCCAGTACGCGGGGTCGTTTTTTTGTGGCTGGCAGCGGCAACGACAGGGCACAAGCGTGCAAGGTGTACTCGAACAGGCCATCGCGGATCTCGACCCCCATCGTCCCGTCCATGCCGTGGCCGCGGGCCGCACTGACGCCGGTGTGCATGCAGCCGGACAAGTGGTGCATTTCGACAGCAGTGGTCCAATTCCCGCCAATCGCTGGGCTCCAGCACTGAATGGCCGGCTACCCGCCAGCATCAGGGTCCGTGAAGCCGTGGAACGGCCTCTTTCGTGGCATGCCTGCTACTCGGCCACCTACCGGCGCTATCGCTACACCCTTTACAACGGCCGGCGACCCAATCTCTTTCTCGCGCCCTGGAGCTGGCATCGCTATCAAGCGCGTCTTGATGAGCATGCGATGGCTGATGCCTTGGGGGGAATGCTTGGCAGTCATGACTTCGCAGCTTTCCAGCGCGCTGGAAGTCGCAGAGCTCATTCAAGAACCACGATTCAGGACGTCTCCGTTCAACGGCGAGGCGATCTGATTGACCTGGAGATTCAGGCCACCGGCTTTCTCTATGGAATGGTGCGCCTATTGATGGGGCAACTGGTGGCCGTTGGTGAACATCGACTCACCCCAGAACAGTTCGAGCGCCGCTGGCGGGAACGACGGCGTGAGGAGGTCAAAGACGGTGCACCACCCCAGGGCTTGTGCTTGCTCAGGGCAGGCTACGAGGACACCATCTTCAGCAAGGGCGGCTGGTACGATTGTCAACCGACTTTTTGTCTAGCCACAGAAGATCCACCTCCGGATCCTCCAGGATGGTGA